Genomic DNA from Nonomuraea rubra:
TTCGGGTCCTCGGCGTAGAGGGCCTGCTCGATCTGGTCGAGCAAGCGCTGCTCGTGCTCAGAGAGCGGCACGGCGCCTCCCAAGGACGGCCCCAGGACGGGGAAGACGGCAACGGACGACACGGGGTGTCCGAACCTCGCGGTCGGTTATCCCCAGAATACGAGGCTGTAGACGTAGGCGAAAGCAAACGTCCAACGCAGACCAAACCGGAGGTGACGTCATGGCTCTATTGTGGCCCATCTCGCCCCCCTTCCCCCAAAATCCTGACACGGACGCCCCCAGCATGTCCGCACATCGAACGTCATGTCTCTATTTCATCAAGCTTGCCACGTACTAGCGACGCCGGGACCACCGCATCGGGTCCGAATCTCCGGATCGCCTTGTCCATGGCCTGCTCGGCCTCGCGCCACCCGGTCTCCTTCTCCCCCAGAGCGAGCTGGCGGGTGGCCTCGTCTACCGGCCGCAGGTTCTCCATCCGGACGCCCACCAGGCGCAACCGCACCCGGTCGAGCCCGGCCGCCCCGAACAGCTCGCAGGCGGTGGCGTAAATCACCTGTGCCACGTCAGTCGGCTCACGCAGCGTGCGCGAGCGGTTGATCGTGGTGAAATCGGCTCGGCGTAGCTTCACACTTACAGTTCTTCCCACGTGACCGGCCTTACGCATGCGGGCCGCCACCCGCTCCGACAGTCGCAGCAACTCCCGCTTGATCACTTCGGGGTCGTCGACGTCGGCCGCGAACGTCTCCTCGTTGCCGATGCTCTTGTCCGGCACGTGGGCCGTCACGGCCCGCTCGTCACGCCCCCAGGCCAGCGCCGCCAGGTGGGCCCCCGCGGCCTGCCCCAGCTCCCGCTGGAGCGTGCTGGACGGCACTCTGGCCAGATCTCCGACCGTGCGGATGCCCAGGCGTACGAGGGACTGCTCGGTGCGCTCGCCGACCCCCCACAGGGCGGACACGGGCAGCGGATGGAGGAAGTCGACGACCTGGTCGGCGGGCACCACCAGCAACCCGTCGGGCTTGCAC
This window encodes:
- a CDS encoding DNA polymerase IV, with the translated sequence MSRKQITGIGPAPRTGVDDSGCPILHVDMDAFFASVELLDRPELRGRPVIVGSPAGRGVVLSATYEARAFGVHSAMPMSRARRLCPQATVIPPSHGKYSEVSKGVMEIFHTITPLVEPIASDEAFLDVGGARRRLGAPAAVAAMIREQVLDRYGITCSVGVASSKFVAKLASKQCKPDGLLVVPADQVVDFLHPLPVSALWGVGERTEQSLVRLGIRTVGDLARVPSSTLQRELGQAAGAHLAALAWGRDERAVTAHVPDKSIGNEETFAADVDDPEVIKRELLRLSERVAARMRKAGHVGRTVSVKLRRADFTTINRSRTLREPTDVAQVIYATACELFGAAGLDRVRLRLVGVRMENLRPVDEATRQLALGEKETGWREAEQAMDKAIRRFGPDAVVPASLVRGKLDEIET